DNA sequence from the Poecile atricapillus isolate bPoeAtr1 chromosome 12, bPoeAtr1.hap1, whole genome shotgun sequence genome:
ACTCAGACAGAAGTTCTAGTGGTGCTAGGCTTTCCCCTGGCCTGAATTTGGGTAGAAAAGTCTGGTTTATGCTTTTTAGCCTTGATTCctagaaaaagtaattttaagtgCTTTTATTCTAAAGCTCTGCAGTATTGTGACTTCAATAATGTCATCAAAATGAACTCAGCTGATAATTTAAGATGTTGTTGCTACTGTTGCCATAAGGAAGAAACAGGCTAATATGTGGTAAAGAATAggaaagtgttttaaaatgcagctgtaTATAGTAGTGAACAGGGAAGCTGGATGTTTACCTCAGGCTCTCTCTATCTGAAACTATTGAAATCACCACTTTTGGTTTTTTAGCTATGGACATGCCCTCCTGCCCGGTGAAGGTGCAGCCATGGCAGAGTACGTAAAAGCAGGGAAACGCATTCCCCGCAGAGGTGAAATCGGCTTGACGAGTGAAGAGATTGCGTCGTTTGAGAGCTCTGGTTATGTCATGAGTGGCAGCAGGTATGGCTTTCATGATGGCAATGGTTCAGTGGAATTTTCAAGAGCTGCTTTCACTGCTGGCTGAATAGCAGACTGCTTCCAAGCTCTACTTGGAAGTATAGAGGAGAAGGTGCTCTGCTTGCAATAATCTACACTGAACTCCCCATTGCTAGAGATGGATAGTGAGTTTTTCAAGGATATTTTCTCCTCAAGAGCAAAAGTTCTTCACAGGCAGTATTCTTCTAATGATTTCAAATGAGGAGGTGCTTGTGTCAGATGGCTCAAAGGTCTGTTGGGACAGACCTGGGGATGTGCTGGCCCTTCAGCAGGAGACAAATAAATGTGTGAGAGGTTGGCTGCACTTTTTTCTCTATGACCAACAGGAATCTCACTTAAATTTTGGTGAGCCAGCAGCTGACACTGGGGGTATGGGAGGCTTCTGCCTGACTGCCTGAAAACAGACACCCCCAGAAATCAGTTCCTTGCTCTGCCACACTTCTTCCTGGGAAGGTTAGTGTGCAGTTTGGATTATCTAATTTAGGTATCTGTTTTACCAGTTGGTAGAGTCAGCACAAAAGATGCAGATACCAACTTTAAGCAGTAAGTAATAATTTGCTAGAGTGCAAAACTGCAAAGCATTACAAAGAATAAGCTAAGTAATGCACCTAATCATTACTGCAAAAGATTGCCTTGAGTGATTAAGAAAGATAAATGACCATACAGGTACCCTAATACTTTACCATCGTCCAGATAGGCACACCAGCTGGGAAGCCCCAGTCACAACAAAGGATTGGAGAAtcattcctgggaattcctaTGTGGTGTGTCCACCTGTAGGCAAGGCCTCCATTTTCACTGTGAGAAGGCCCAGCTTTTATACTGTCAAATAAACGAGTGTACACAGCTTCTAGTGCAGGACCATGTGGTTTCATCCTCCTCTTGGCTTCCACCCAACGCCTGGCCAGGGCTTGAGGAGGAACCAAGAGAGCTGGTTTTGATCATATACCTTCAGACAAGGCCAGATGTCTGATTTCATGCCTTTGTCTGGCTTCTAAATGCAGAAAGATAAATATATTCTTATACATATTTCACTAATGCATATTGCCTTATTGAGTACAGGATACAAATATAACATTTTGTTGGAAGGTCCACCTAGAGGTCAACTTTGTCTCAGGGCCTATTGTTCAGGCCTTGGTACTTCATTATCTTTATTTAAAGCCCCTGAACACATCCAAGCCAGTTGATGGCTGGAAGCTGTGACAGGACACTCACACCCTCTGCCCATGCTGACATACCCCCTCTTCTCCCCCACAGACATCGCCGCATGGAAGCTGTGCGTCTGCGTAAAGAGAACCAGATCTACAGCGCAGATGAGAAGAGAGCTCTGGCATCCTTCAAccaggaggagaggaggaaacgAGAGAATAAGATCCTTGCAAGCTTTCGAGAGATGGTCTACAGAAAGACTAAaggcaaagaggaaaaatagtGCTTTGTTTGAACTGTACACCATAGCTTGCACCACGTGGCAGCTAGCCCAGTCCAGTTGTGATTTGAAAaaagctgcaggtgctgcagcaccTTTCACCCAACAGGGCCAAGGCTCAGGAGTGGATTACTTGTGTCTAGGAAACAGcttttttcatcagtttttctTGGATGGTTTGTTTACCATCTACGAGGAATTCCTGTAAAGAGAAAGGCTGCAAGGCGGGGAAGATTAGAGGTGTCAATGTTCTGTGCTTGCTTTGAATCAGACAAGCCAAAGGATCCCATGGGAAGACTTTCCTAATGCCAAtaagtgagatttttttattccatttatttgtATTAATCATCAGATCATTTAGCTTGAGAAAGACCTTTAACAAGCTACTAGCACCAGTAGCAAAAATTAAGGAACTCCTAAGTTCCTGTTTTAAGATCCAGGACTGTCTACTTCACTATTTTTTCACAAGTCTTTTAGATTTAGGTTTTTACTCAAAGCAGTTGAGTTTGGTTTGTGATTCAAACCAGATGtgtaaatattttgtaaatgaGTTTGTAATTTAATACAGATGGGCTTCAGTTACTTTAGAGCAAGCAGATTGAAACTGAGGTGTAAAGTAACAGTAATAGGAGGGTCTGATCTTTAATCCACTGAAACACATGGTGAAGAGCTAAGCTGcttgcttctttttctcctatGTTATACATAGGCATCAGTGCAGTGGGGTGCAGTGACTGGAACCCCTGGATGTACACAGGTGGTAACAAGGATGTATCTTTcaatttatttgaaatgtttttgtttgtggaaGTGTTCTAGATTAAACCCTTGTTTTAACTCCTGCAGTATTTTACTTTGGTCTGTTTCAGCAGCATTACATGGCTTGCTTTTTTAAACTCTGTGCTTGGAGCTTTGCTCAGGCAGTCCTTATGTGGTGGTTATCTTTGATTCCACTGCATATTTCCAAACATATCTCCTGGAGCTTCTTTTTCTcaaatgtttttgaaaacaaaatggttTTGAGAGGtaggttgtttcttttttgttctcctaaatttattttttttttgtcctctaaGTCTAGCAGCAGAGATATCGTGTATATTTGtatcaagaaaataaaagtccTAAAGTCCGTTAATGTTTTCCCTGGAGTTCCACAGACCTGGCATTCACAAACAACAAATCCTACCCAGCTGCCTCTTCACATTTACACTTGGAACCCAGTTCCatcctgctgccctgccaggTCCTTCCACCCTGCCATACCTGCCAGAGACTGTCACACACAGCCAGCTGCCATGTCAGGACCTAGCTGATTTTGCACAGGTTCAATGCTTTTTATCTATCCACAAAGTAGAAATGCTGCTAAGGaagagcttttctttcttcaacaTGTTTATTTGGTTCTCCACAACAGAGTATTGGTAATGGTGAATTGGCGTTGGTCATCGGGAAGCAAGTCTTTCTGCGCatgctattttattttcaattatgtCCTGAAGCCACTTTTCTCTAAACTGGCACTGTTCTGGCCTGGAGAACGAAATAAAAAGAAGGTAGCTTTTAAGCATAATACTGAATCCAAGTTTGGTCAGctgagaactggcctttattcACCACATAGCAATAAAGACCCCCACCTAGACCCATGTAAAGCAGGACAAGTTTCTGGAGAATGCAGATGCCCCCAGGGTGGCTATTCATGCCTCTGGGGGTGAAGCTAGTGATAAGCAGGGTCATTTCATGTAGCAACATTTTGACAACTTTGACTCCTCTGCTATTATTGCAAACTTATTTACATCGTGCTCCCTGTTTGGTTTTGGAGGGGGAAAGTGTTACACTGTGTGCCACAACAGGATCCCAGAGAGTGACCCACGTTCTTGGGCCCAGAGAGCACCACTAAAGAATGCTGATGATAAAGATGGGCACGTGTTTGGTAATCTGACAACTGGTTTATTGAAGCCTCGAATTAATTCAGGGACGAGAACCAAGATTGGGCTTAAGGGCACAGGGTTAAATACGGGGTAAAAGGGGCAGATTTGAGGGTCAAGGTCCAACAGAGATAAGGGAAAGTGGTGCAGGGGAGTGACTAAAGACCAAGAGAACCAAGGGGATAACGGGTGGAACAATGCAGAAAAATAGAGCCAATGGGTGTTAAGGGAAGGAAGAACATTCTAGGAAGGGTACATGAATGGTAAATGGGGACTGAACAAGAGTGACATCAATCCCCTCAAACCACTACAACACCAGAACCCAAAAGGCACTAACATGTGGCTACAAAAACCCATGGGAACCAGGTTTTCCTCCCCCTAATCTATAGGGGCATTTCCCCATCCTGTGCCACCCCCTCCAGAGTCAAGGCACCGCGGCAGCAGGCCCCTGGGCCTCCACAGAAAAGCTTGTTAAAACAGTAGTAACATTTACCTCCGAATTAGCCTGCTGGACTCCAGTCTGTAGAAGACCTCCACAGGTTCAGTCTGCAAGAGATcagagacagggcagaggccTTGTACAGCCCATCAAAAAGGATACATTGTAATTAAGTGAGAGCTActgtttactttaaaaattatctaGATATTTGGTTGGGGCAGAAGAGAAGATGCTGCTCAGGGACTGGCTGGGCATTGGTTAGCATGCCGTGAGTAATTGTTTTCATTGTATCACTTCTCATTCATAGGgtttttcttcagtttgttattttttccccccaatttgtTACtattattctatttattttttaatattgttacacttttttttacactttcaattctctcccccatcccatgGCGGTGGGGAAGAAGTGAGCAAGCAGTTCTGTGATGCTTAGTTACCAGCTGAGGTTAAACCACAGACTATTATTTGGGGATCCATAGAGTGTTAAGTAGAAACACTGAGGTTCAGTATGACTTAAGCCTGGAGGTAAGAAGTCTATTCGGtgcaatttatttcatttttttctcttgagttGCAAGAGTTCATTGTACAGGTGCAAACTTCAGGCTGATCAGGGAAGGGATTATAAAATAGCTTGAAGAGTAAAGTGTCACTCCCTCTCTACTGACCCCTCATTCTGTAACTCACCTCTACTCAGCCCTTCTTACAGCTGCCCAGAACAATTGTTGCTTGAAAAGGGAAGATGGTAAAAGCAGGAAGGCAGATGTAGGATCCTGCCAGATTCTGTTTGTCAAGTTCTGTCAGTGATTTGGGAActaacccagcctcctgttctATGCCTTGCTCCCCTTGCCAACCAATAGCAGGTTTCTATTAGGCCATGTCTAAATTTCCTGCCATTGATCTGCCAATGTCCAGGCCTTCTCAGCATCTTCATGAGAGCTGCTGGCTCCTCACCAGTCTCTCCACTGTCCTGGCATTTCCCTACCTCAGGAATGCCACTGTACTCTTGTCCCTTAAAGGACTAGTCCATCCACACCATTTCTGAGTACTTACATCAGGTTTGGATTTGGAGATCACTATAACAAAGTAGACACTTGCTGTTGCTCGTGGGATGGGTTTTCTGCGTGTTGGGAGGCCCCAGCAAACTCTGTAATGGTACCTCTTGCTGTCCTTCAGTTCTTCTTCCTCAAGAAATTCTGAGTGGTGAAGCCAGCTTTCATGAATGTCCCATGTCTGTTGAATAAACACATTACACTAAGACTCCCTCTGTCTAGTAGAGCTGACTTGAGGTTGGTGCTAAAAAGGAACAGAGATGctctcctttttaatttttcatatttcttaaGTGAGAAGGTGGGCCTTCCTGAGTGGATGGAATTGTGACTCACAGAAATTAGTTCTTCAATTTGCTGCCATCCTCTCTGCACTGTGAAGTTTTTGGCTGTGGTCCACGGGATATTTTTGATGACATGCTGGGTTTCTACAACAGAATAAAATGCTGACAAATCCTCCTGAAAAGACCCTAACACCTTCTAGCAGAGCAAACGCAATacctttctctttctccttggCCTCTGAAGCACATTCCTCTGAACTGCTTCTCTCATCTTCTGGGGGCATGTGATCTTTTTCCCCACTggcagctttttcctcttccttgtcCATTGGCTTCACTTTTAGAGAGATAAACGCACAAACACTGAAAGAACAACGCtctgagaggagctgcaggccCCGTCTGAGCCCCAGTCCCTCACCGCCCCTGCTTCGTACCCCGGCCCTGCTCACCCCGCTTGGCGCTTCTCGCTCGCTGCCCCGGCCAGGCCGGGGATCCGTGCGGGGCCGTGCGGGGCACTCCGGTCCCACGGGAGGTTCTGAGCCCGGGGAGCCGTGCCCGGGCCCGCCGCTGTCCCCGCGCCCGCCCGTCACCATGGCGAGCCCGCGCCGCTCCCGGCAGCGCCTCGGCTTTCCCTGCCGCGGAAACGCCTCCCGGCTGTCTCCCGGCAAGGGAGCACGGTGTGATCCTCTGGATCTCCCGGGAGACAGGCAAATCCTCTGCTTGTCGTATTTTGGCTATTCTGGACAATTCGGGAGCTAAAGCGGCCTCCAGTCTGTGCTCTGCCAGGCAGAAACTGTCCAGCCCGGTGCTCTGAACAGCGGCACTTGCAACACACGGACCTTCAGAGGGAAAGGATCACGGGTACTACACGAGAGAAGCCAGAAAGGTTTCAGATCATGGGCTACTGAgttcccagcagctgctcttccaGGATGACAAGAGGCCTTGCTGCAGCGGGTACGAGGTGCTCCACGTGCTGCAgcagattcccctgcagcctgtgttGCAAGACCAcggtgaggcagctgtggcccTGCAGGTCCATgatggagcagagatccacctgcagcccaggaacgaccccatgctggagcaagCTCTGGGAGGACCTTtgtgcccatggagagaggagaaCATACTGGAGCAGATATGCTGGCAGGAATtgtgaccctgctggagcagctggttCCTGAAGGAGTGCACCTTATGCGTGGGACCTATGCTGGAGCAGTTGATGAAGAACTGCAGTCAATGGGAAGCactcacactggagaagttaGTGAAGGAGtttcccatgggagggaccccatgctggagcagggaaagagtgtgaggagtcctccgctgaggaggaaggaacaaCAGAGACATGGGATGACATTTCCCACAACCCCTGTTCCCCACCACCCTGTGCAGCTCAACAGAGTGGAGGCAGAAAATATAGTGAGTGAAGCTGAACCCAGGAAGAAGGGAGGAGTGGGGGGGGAGGTGTTCTATGATTTGTTTTAACTTCTCATTGCTTTCCTCTTATCTGTCAATACATTAAATTGATTTCTCTGAGTCAAGTCTCATTTGCCTGTGACAGTAACTGATGAATggtctctccctctccttaACTCACAAGCCTTTCAATgtgttttctctcccctgttCAGCTGAGGATGGGAGTAACAAagtggctttggtgggcacctggtgtCCAGCAAGGGTCACCCCACCACAGCAACACAAATACAAGGGCTGAACACATGTatagctttatttatttatttattatgaatTTTTCAAAGCGTTGACACCTTAGTCTATGTTCTCCAGaccctgaaaaagaaaaaataacagctATATTTGTGTCATTCTTGCCATTAATGTGCAACAGGGCATATacaaaaatgcagattttccaaataaatttttttaattacccaGGTCTTAAgtagaacaaaattaaaattcatatcCCCAGAGGCAGACCAGCTGCAGGCACCGAGTGAGATCTGACAACCCCAAGAGCGACCAGTGCCCACCTAAGCAGCTGTCCCAGAGCTCGGGGATGCGGGAGCAGCGCCTGGGTCCCGCTTCCCCCCGGCGGTACCTGCCCAGCGCTCCCAAAACCTGCCTTGGACACATAGTGCTTGCTGACACCCGACAGCCGCCGGTCCCTTTCCATCAGCGTCCACTCGTAGGGATAGCGGGCGATCCTCTTCTCCTGCAGGCACAGAACTGCCTGTTAAGGTCGCGGGCAGGGGCTCCAGAGGGAAGGCGGAGCGCGGGGTAAGGGCAGCCCCGGGAGGGAAGGGATCCCAGAGGGATGCAGGGGACTGGGGGAAAAGGGCGGCTCCGGGGAGGAAGCGGAGCCCCAGGGTCCCGGATCCCGGGACctgccgccccgccccgcgctgaCCTTGCCGCCGTGGCACAAGCGGTGCATGAAGACGGTGGCGATGCCGGGGATGCTGAGGCAGACGCCCATGATGGCCATGCCGGGCAGGATCTCGTACCACATCCCGCCGGTGCCGGTGCTGCTATCGGTACCGCCGCCCGTGCCCTGAGTGCCGGGGCACTCCCGGCCTGCCCCGCGCCCTTCCCGGCCTGCCCCGCGCCCCGTCACAGCCGAGCGGGTCCGAGCGGGCAGCGGGAGCGACAGCGGTGCTGGGGAACAGTCCCTTGGCAAGAAATGAGGCCGTGCCCGCGTCCCAGTTCGCCCGATACCGCTCTCGGTGCCGGTCCCGGTCGCTGAGCCCTCGGGATCAGCCGTGGCGGGCGTGGTGCACGCTGGGAGTGGTAGTCCAGCGGAGGCCGCGGCACCTTTAGGCACAGTCTCGCGAGAGGCCGCGGTCACTGGGTGCGCGCGGCGCTGCCCGGGACTGGAGTCCggattgggatcgggatgaAGGAGGACAAGGAGAACGCCAGGCCCAAGGAGCGGCGCGGGGCCTCCGCCGGACCGGGGGTTCTGCTGGCCGCGGGGCCAGGCACGGCTCCCGCCGCCGGCACGGACGGCAGAGCCGGCGCCGCCGAGCTCGATCGCCTGGAGCGGCCCAAGGACAAGAAGGAGACGCTCAGCAAGGTGGGGCCTGCGCGCCGCCGGGAACGGCGCCCTCCCCGTCTCGGAACGGGGCTCACCCTCTGTAACGGGCCCCTCCTCCCTCCGGTAACAGGGCTCCCCCTCTGTAACGGGACCTTCCCCGCTAACGGGCCGCTTGCGGGGGCCTCCTGGGACGGGACGTGTCGGGGGAGGC
Encoded proteins:
- the NDUFA1 gene encoding NADH dehydrogenase [ubiquinone] 1 alpha subcomplex subunit 1; amino-acid sequence: MWYEILPGMAIMGVCLSIPGIATVFMHRLCHGGKEKRIARYPYEWTLMERDRRLSGVSKHYVSKGLENID
- the AKAP14 gene encoding A-kinase anchor protein 14, with amino-acid sequence MVTGGRGDSGGPGHGSPGSEPPVGPECPARPRTDPRPGRGSEREAPSGVSRAGVRSRGGEGLGLRRGLQLLSERCSFSVCAFISLKVKPMDKEEEKAASGEKDHMPPEDERSSSEECASEAKEKEKETQHVIKNIPWTTAKNFTVQRGWQQIEELISTWDIHESWLHHSEFLEEEELKDSKRYHYRVCWGLPTRRKPIPRATASVYFVIVISKSKPDTEPVEVFYRLESSRLIRRPEQCQFREKWLQDIIENKIACAERLASR